From Meles meles chromosome 5, mMelMel3.1 paternal haplotype, whole genome shotgun sequence, one genomic window encodes:
- the LOC123941477 gene encoding glutathione S-transferase A4-like isoform X2 encodes MASKPKLFYFCGRGRMESIRWLLAAAGVEFEEEFIETTEQYEKLLKDGRLLFGQVPMVEIDGMELTQTRAILSYLAAKYNLYGKDLKERVRIDMYTDGTLDLMLMIAVAAFKPPAEKEESLALVVKKAKTRYFPVFEKILKDHGEDFLVGNKFSWADIQLLEAILMVEELDASVLSDFPLLKAFKTRISNIPTIKKFLQPGSQRKPPPDSHYVEVVRSILHF; translated from the exons ATGGCAAGCAAACCCAAGCTCTTCTACTTCTGTGGCAGGGGCAGGATGGAGTCGATCCGCTGGCTGTTGGCTGCAGCTGGAGTGGAG TTTGAAGAAGAATTTATTGAAACAACAGAACAATATGAGAAGTTGCTGAAAG ATGGACGCCTGCTTTTCGGCCAAGTGCCTATGGTTGAAATTGATGGAATGGAGCTCACGCAGACCAGAGCCATCCTCAGCTACCTTGCCGCCAAGTACAACTTGTATGGGAAAGACCTGAAGGAGAGAGTCAG GATCGACATGTACACGGATGGCACCCTGGACCTCATGCTAATGATCGCGGTGGCTGCGTTCAAACCCCCCGCGGAAAAAGAGGAGAGCCTTGCTTTAGTCGTGAAGAAAGCGAAAACACGTTACTTCCCCGTCTTCGAGAAG atTTTGAAAGACCATGGAGAGGATTTTCTCGTTGGCAACAAATTCAGTTGGGCAGACATACAACTGTTAGAAGCGATTTTAATGGTGGAAGAACTTGATGCTTCTGTACTTTCTGACTTCCCTCTGCTAAAG GCATTTAAAACAAGAATCAGTAACATCCCTACGATTAAGAAGTTCCTGCAACCTGGGAGTCAGAGGAAGCCACCCCCAGATAGCCACTACGTGGAagtggtcagaagcatcctgcaCTTCTAA
- the LOC123941477 gene encoding glutathione S-transferase A4-like isoform X1, protein MPLSFLPTENPKPRVMASKPKLFYFCGRGRMESIRWLLAAAGVEFEEEFIETTEQYEKLLKDGRLLFGQVPMVEIDGMELTQTRAILSYLAAKYNLYGKDLKERVRIDMYTDGTLDLMLMIAVAAFKPPAEKEESLALVVKKAKTRYFPVFEKILKDHGEDFLVGNKFSWADIQLLEAILMVEELDASVLSDFPLLKAFKTRISNIPTIKKFLQPGSQRKPPPDSHYVEVVRSILHF, encoded by the exons AAAATCCCAAGCCCAGAGTCATGGCAAGCAAACCCAAGCTCTTCTACTTCTGTGGCAGGGGCAGGATGGAGTCGATCCGCTGGCTGTTGGCTGCAGCTGGAGTGGAG TTTGAAGAAGAATTTATTGAAACAACAGAACAATATGAGAAGTTGCTGAAAG ATGGACGCCTGCTTTTCGGCCAAGTGCCTATGGTTGAAATTGATGGAATGGAGCTCACGCAGACCAGAGCCATCCTCAGCTACCTTGCCGCCAAGTACAACTTGTATGGGAAAGACCTGAAGGAGAGAGTCAG GATCGACATGTACACGGATGGCACCCTGGACCTCATGCTAATGATCGCGGTGGCTGCGTTCAAACCCCCCGCGGAAAAAGAGGAGAGCCTTGCTTTAGTCGTGAAGAAAGCGAAAACACGTTACTTCCCCGTCTTCGAGAAG atTTTGAAAGACCATGGAGAGGATTTTCTCGTTGGCAACAAATTCAGTTGGGCAGACATACAACTGTTAGAAGCGATTTTAATGGTGGAAGAACTTGATGCTTCTGTACTTTCTGACTTCCCTCTGCTAAAG GCATTTAAAACAAGAATCAGTAACATCCCTACGATTAAGAAGTTCCTGCAACCTGGGAGTCAGAGGAAGCCACCCCCAGATAGCCACTACGTGGAagtggtcagaagcatcctgcaCTTCTAA